The DNA segment GAATATACTTTGCACTTGGTGGATCTTTAAATCATGTTTCCAGTTAGGGAATATGTTTAATGCTTAAGCAAAATTTTGCTATATTCCAGCTCGAGAATATGTTTAGTACTTTGCAAAATTTTTTCATATAGAAAACTCACAGAGTACTCCTATTCGAGATATGATCTGTACGGAGAAAAATTTTTCTACTCGGTTCGGGATCCAACCAGACCACTTGGTCTAAAATTCATACTTCTTTTAGACCAGAaagggaggtactattgatgcCCCCATAAATAATTGGGTCTGGTCCGACCCGAACCCGACAACCCATAATTAGGGAACGTGGTTCAAAAATCACCTATTATTGTTATGAGACGAGATTTAAGACAATACAAAGCTCATTCAATCATGCCTCATGTACAAATTTAAGTTAGATGGACCTATTCAAGACAAATGGAAGAGCCCTTGACTCAAGCCCTAGCTGCTGAGCTCACTAGGTCGAGCCCTATCTAGGCATGGTAAAAGCCAGACCTGAGCTCAataatccatatttttggaaatatacTTTGAGGTATATCTagtcttattttatgagaagcccAGTCTAGAATGGCCCTGTTAGGAAATGAGCTCATGATCATaaattcatgggcttgagccctAACTAGTATGGTTGGAGCCCGATCCGGGCCCAGAAAGGGTCCAATATCTAGAACCTTCCAGTACTCTCGGATACATGCAGATCTGCAACAGATAAGGACAATATCTTATGAAtccaagatttgatatgattttggactcatcaattagagtcctactctaacacatgttctaccttgacaagctaacctacccctccaagcccctataaatataggtatggttcatggtttatggattcattcatctcttctattcacttcttgttcacacactcacgcacgcatattctcttgttcttacttttagtcaagctctttcactttcgagcactgacttaggcatcggaggggtcacgccgaaaacaccttcggcgccccctaACTTGGCTTCTGTTTGTGCAGAAATCCATCGTGTCCGACCCGACCCGatttattgaagatttggagatccactctaccagaccgaacccggaggaaaatttcgacatcatcaaaattgataaagattttttgaaaaaattccaaaaaatagGAAAACAGAAACTTATCGGTATTATCATTTTCTGATATTTTAATTGCAgcaaaaaataatcaaacaaaatTCAATATGACCATTGAGTGATCAAatacacaaaataaaatttaactaCAATTGCAAAACACATAATGCGTTCAATTAAACTAAAACCAAACACATATGCACTACAAACAGAACCAAAATACACTGAAATTTGAAACTCGATTCAAGAGGAAAAAAACTAAGGCCCTGTTTGGTATAAAAAATCAGACtagaaaaacattatttttttaaaaaaatattttttagttaATAATGTGTTTGGATGACCATTTAAGTTCTTAAAAAGCATTTTTTAAGTTAAAATTAGAActttttcaaaagccaaaaattatattataaaaaatcaatttttttaaaaaatatctacaaaatccaaacgggTTATAAGGAAAAACGGTGTAAGAGATGTCACATGAgatattgatatattatctaACTTTCTTTGAAATCCGTAATGTACTTGCTTTGAGACTCCCCacttttatcaaagctttttcCTTTCTCTAGCTTTCTTCTTctagttgattttttttatttttcaaatgagATCTTTCAAATCAATTCTGGGATTTAAACAAAACCCTAGGGTGTGTAAATTTTCTTGATCCGTTTACTTCTTTCTCTACGAGAttagtcatatatatatatatatatatatatatatatatatatatatatatattatttattttgataaatttagaaacaatatataatcttgataaatttttgatacatagtatttttttaaataataattttgatttatagaaatattttgtatttaaaatatttttattaattttaaaaattaatattataataaaaattttgacccaaaatattttaggtattttattataaatcgaataataatttttatattcttatataataaaatttatcaattcatatatatatatatatatatatatattataataaaatttatttataatatatttatatatatatatattttcgggtATGAGTATGGGTATGGGGATTTGATCCCCGCGGAAATGGGTACGGGAAATCCCCGACAAAAATTAATGGGGATCGGGGCGGGTAAGGGGATCGGATTTGAATTCGGGGACGGGATAGGGAAGGCATCCCCGTCCCGACCCGCCCCATTGCCATCTCTAGTGCAACATTTAGAACTGATGGTCTTGCGGTTAATTAGACAGAAGATAAGGAAATTCGATTCTACCCATGGGGTATTATCTCATGGGTGGTGTGGACTTTTATGATTGGTGCAAAACATGTGGGCTGTAACATCTCTTTGTTGATTGAATTCTTTTTCAATCAACTCTCACTTTTTGCTACATGTCCATATTACATATTGCATTATCATTCTCATATATCATTCTCTTACTAAGAGTTTgaattgaagaatttaaatGAACTTGATTTCAAATCTACACCTCAAATTCATTGTATATATTTGGTCAAATTTGAGTTAGATTTGAAATCTCTTATGTCATCCGAGTGCATTTTTTCCCATCAATTTtgatttcaatttcaattatcAATGTAGTCATTTCAAATTTATGGATTTCAAATGCATTGATTTGAAATGGCCTTACAAATAAAAAATCCATCGATCAAAGTCAAACTTAATCACGTTTGCCCAATTATTTGGTTGACGGACGAAACAAAAAGAAGGTTGATTCGATTTTCAGATTATAGGTTCAAAGTACagatacattttttttattgttggagCCTGGAGGTATCGAAAGTCTTATTCCTATAAAAGATAATTGATTTACTCGAGGTCGTCCACATTTGAATCAGACATGAAAACTGGATTGCAAAATCTGAATCCTGAAAGACAACACAAAGGTCTTTCTGGGTAAACGACACAAAACATTGCATGTTCATTTGAAATTATGTGTGATCACAGGTATATATAACAAATGTTGCAATGAATAAAAGAAGACTCGCATCTTCATCCAGAAACTACAAATACTTCGGAACATTCATTCTCAATCCCAGCATCATCGTCTATCCTTGAATCAGGAAAAATTCACCAAGAGTGTTGAAAATTGGTGAAATTCTGAGTAGAATAGCAAATGAAGGAGGCATTCAACAATCCTACTTGCCAACTGAATATATTATGTGGCTGAAGCAGAACTAGTCGAGTCTCTATCAGGAGCAGAGCGCACTGGCAGCTGGAGTAATGGGGATCACACCAGAGGAGGACACAAGTGCATCCACAAAAACATCATTTGGAGTGATTGGTATCACGCCTTCTTCCAGTATTTGCGGTGAATAAGAAAGAGCAACTACACatgaaagaaacaaaaaagtCCTCAATGAGTCAACTGTATTTTACACCATGACCGCCTTGTAGCGGAAGTTGACGACGTGTTTCTGGGCCTAATGAGTAAAGAAACATACTGAATAATGGTCTCCGCCACTTGTGTTCCTCTGCGAGAGCTTGATATTTTGTGAGGAATGTATCGTAGTAACTTTATTGTTGTAACATGAAATAGGAATAGAAAATTGAAAACCATCAGAATTCAAGAATAAATAATGATATACAAGAACCAATAAATGTCACAAAGGAATAATACCCTCCACCACGGCCTAATCGTCGGCCAGATTTGTCAAAAGCAAGCCCTGTAGTAGAGAAAAGGAAGCCTGAATCAGATGTAAACAGAGTAACAAATTTACCTCTGGACTAGAAGTTGGGCTGGAAGAAAGTGTTTACCAGGTAAAAGGAACAAGTCTACAGGTTCATTAGCTGACATGACTGCAAAAGAAAGGAAATTATGTGTGATTAGACTTTAATTCCCTGTAATTTTAGCAgcaaaaataaatcaatcaaggGGGAGATCTAATGTTTGCCAAAGAAGACCAATTCTGAAGAGGACTCGAAGAATTAGATCAAATTATCGACACAATTTGGAACATTGATTTTCATAGATCACAACTATGAGAAAAACCAACGATAACTCTTTCTTCATGATAACATTTGGTACTTCGGTTAAAAAGCTTTTCATTCAGCGGTCTCATGTTTCCAGCTATCGACCATGTGACGTGCCGCCATGGTCGTAGTTACTTAAAAAAACAGATGTTCAAAATGGATAACTAATAGTGAGCAACAAATTCAGAGACGAGTTCATACAATtacaaagaaagcatttttcagaaaataacAGGCAAGAATTACCATCTTCTAGCTCGTTTCCCTGAGCATCAAGGGGAGCTGGTTCCAATATGTTCATTGAATTCGCAATAAGGTCATCCATAGTAGAGATGTTCAGCATCTTCATATGACTATTCTTATCTTCTACTCTCGGAACATACAGGGTTTTTCTCACCTGTGACTGACCATCTTAAAATTGGAAAAAGCAATTATAAAACTCTCGAACAAGAATAACAGCTTAACCTCCTTTAAATAAATGATAGCAATAAAGTCAGATACCATAATTTGATGGCCCTGTGCAACACATGGCCATTTTTTCTAGATCCGACTTATTCTTcactaagatataatcaaaggaAGCTTGGACCATTAGATGATTAGAGTGTTCATGAGGATCTATATGTTCTACCAAAAGGACATCATCAAACATTTGATACAGTAACGGTATTACAAACAGCACGTATGGCTCATAAATCTGAATATCATATCCATGCAGATCACATCTGCTTCTCTTTGAAACACAATAAAGATAAATGGCACAACATTTGCTAGAGGCCTAAAGCGCATTGAGCACAGGCACCACGGAGCTTAAGCTCCAGACAAGGAGCACAGCTTGTCTAAACGATCGTCACTAAGACAGAGTACCGTAGACGATGCTTCAGAAAAATCAAGTCACATAACATCCAAAATGAACTTTATGAACAACTGAACACCAATAAGATATATACGAGTCAATGTATAAATCCCAATGTATTTCACAACTGCGCCCAGTGATGGCTGTACTAGATTCAAGGTACACTTACGACCAAGGTATGAGCTTTTCTGAAAGACTACACCTTGGCTTCCGTCTTGGTGCTGGAAGGTATGCAAGTGTATACTTTTAATAATTATGCTTTAAATTAGGCCCTCAAAGGTTATTCACGTATGCTTGGAGACAGACGGATATGAATCAATCATTCAATCACGTGAGCTGCTAATTCGGCTTAAGATGTAGTGTCTACGGGATGAAAACCAAATTAACCCAAATTTGATGATTAAAAGCAACATGCAATATACCATCCTAATTACCCAATATAAGGAAGTTCTGAATCAGGTTATGATATTTCTATACAAGAAATCATTAAAACGAACTTTTGGAGGCAGCATTTTGGTACAAAGAGTAATTCATCAAAGTAAAAACCTTTGCACATGCCTTTCAGAGTTTCTGACAGGAGTTTAGAAGTATCCACTTCTCGTAAAGCCGCACAAGTTATATAAGCACATAGTCTTTTACACGTCCTAAACCATGGAGACTCCAACACTATTCTCTGTATCGCATCATCTGCAGAAACAAACAAGCCAAGAGAAACACGAACCCAATGCCATTAAGATCAAACAACGGTGAATAACACGAATCAAGAACCAAAACAGGCACATGTATATACCTTCTTGAGATCTGAGGATGGGATCCATTGACTTGAGTTCCTTTTTAATCTTGAGACGAAGGGACTTCTTCAGCTGGAAAATGGTATCCAAATCAGCGGTCGCGGGATTGGTGGCGCTCATGTTGGCGAAGGTTGAGGTGGCGGAGGAGCGAAGGTGGAGGTGAAGAAGAGGGGCGAAAACGACAGGTGTCTTGGTAGGCAGTGGTGGAGATGGGGCAGCCGCTAACGTGCACCGGTGGGTCATCCTTCTTGCCAGTCCATGGAAAAAGGGGGTTAATATGGTCATTTCGTATAACCATAATAATCAAATATATTCAAGATAAAGGTATAAGTACATAGAATGTTATATATTTGATTATGttagaaaaatatattattattattatattgaatattgaatattgaatgttgaatgttgaatattgagttgtaaaatatggaaaattagtgtgtgatgatgtagatgatgatgcattaatttttggactaatctcaaatgtggatctataaataagtcttcatttgtgatgaaaaatacaattgagttgagagaaaaatattataaagtgtagagtttgatatattttgagttttggagtatttactttttaccgtaatttttactttttcacaacacgttatcagcacgatcgctcgaaggttctctacaATTTTCGACGCtcaaaaatacaagaagaagtaaaaaatattcaacaataccaccatgtcaaacttggcaaagcttgaattcgttgcactcgatatcactggaaaaaaatatatgccatggactcttgatgttgagatgcatcttgagtcattgagtctaagtgataccatcaaagaaattactatatcaacctcacaagataaagcaaaggcaatgattttcttacaccgacatcttgatgaagggttgaaatgtgagtatctcacagaaaaagacccaatgattttatggaaagagttgaaagaaatatttgagcatataagggaagtgatactcccgaccgcccgtgatgaatggaatacgttgagattccaagactttaaaaaagtcggtgattataattctgcgatgtatcgaatagtctcgcaattaaaattctgtggacttgaagtcacagagatggaaatgcttgagaaaacattttccacttttcacgcatcaaatataactctacagcaacaatatagagtgcgtggttttacgagatattctgaactcattgcatgtcttcttgtggcggaaaaaaacaacgaattgttaataagaaatcatcaatcccgacccactggatcaacgacatttcctgaagcaaatttcgtaatgaaaaatgaaaatcaaaatcaaaggcatagaccagattttggtcgtggacgaggtcgaggacgtggacgtggacgtaaaaatgatcgcggtcgtggtcgcggccgtggatatgaaaataatcgagatagttacttcaataactcatctcaaaagaacgtcacgaatcaCCCAcaaaaaaggcagcatgaaaatacgagtgaaaatgaaaatcactcaaaaagaattgagagtgtttgttatagatgtggcactccaggacattggtcacatatttgtcgaacccctgagcacctatgtaagctctataaagaatcgacaaaggggaaaggaaaatagaccaattttgttgaaaatagtgaccatttaattggttcaactagtttcaatgctgcagattttttgaatgatttcgaagacattgattaaagaTTGGTGGaactagattgtaacaaatttgtatttttcatgcattcttgtattataaagcatgttatattttgcatttgtattgaacttattttttctttattacatttttgtgaagttttatatggaaaatgctatgagcaaacatggaaataatatcatggaaatttgcataccggatagtggtacaacgcacactattctgcgagatgaaagatatttcttgaaaataaaaccaacaaaaacaatggtgaatacaatatcaggtcttgtagacttgattgaaggttgtggtaaaacacaatttttgttaccaaatggtacaaaatttctgataaatgatgctttatattcaccacaatcgaaaagaaatttgttgagttttaatgacatatattctcatggatatgatactgagacgataactgatggaaatcagaaatatatgtgtcttaccacatataaatcaggaaagaaatatgtggttgaaaaattatcaatgctccctactggattgcattatacatatataatgccaatcgaatcaaatatggtggttaatagtttttcaatattaatcaattggcatggtcgattgggacatcctggttcaataatgatgcgaagaattattgaaaatacgcatggtcatccattgaaagaccagaagatctttcagaataataagtttcaatgtaaatcatgttctcttggaaaacttattataagaccatcgccagctaaaatccaaacagaatcacccatatttcttgaacgtattcagggtgatatttgtgggccaattcatccaccatgtggaccatttcgatattttatggtattgatcgatgcctccagcagatcgtcacatgtatgcttattgtcaactcggaatgtgacaTTTTCAAAACTAAtggatcaaataataaaattgcggaatcaatttcccgattatacaatcaagaaaataagacttgataatgctggagaattaacttgccaaactttcaatgactattgtatgtcaatgggaattactgttgaacatcctgttgctcatgttcatacacagaatggattagctgaatcattgattaaacgtctacaactgattgctagaccaatgattatgagaacaaaactctcTATTTCTATAttgggacatgcaattttacatgctgcggcattaattcgcatcagaccaagtgcatatcataaattctccccattgcagcttgcatttggtaaagaaccaaatatttctcatctgaaaatttttggatgtatggtgtatgtgcctattgcaccacctcaacgataaaaaatgggtactcaaagaaaaatcggtatttatatcggttatgatagcccatcaatcattcgatatcttgagcctcagacaggcgatgtgtttacagcacgttttgttgattgtcattttaatgaagaaatcttcccaatgttagggggagaaaagaaacacatcgaaaaataaatcacattgtatgtaccatcattgttacatttggatccaaggaccaaacaatgtgagaaagatgtacagcaaattgtgcacttgcaaagaattgcaaatcaaatgccagatgcatttgcagacacaaaaaggggtaacaaaatcatatttacatgttgtaaatgcccctgctcaaattgaaattccaaagaaataaattgaagacactcatgatgtcataaaacgcttgaagcgtggaagggcAGTCGGTTctaaggataaaaatcctcggaaaagaaaaggcatagagaaacacgatgatcataaaatagaaaatggtgttccagaagaaacacctgatgatgaaaatgttctgtcagaaccacaaagtgacgagaatcgtgaaatctctatcaattatattaatactggaaaaatatggaaccgaaaagatatagaagatattgatgagatattttcttataatgtggcatgtgacatcataaataaaaacgaggatcatgaaccaaaaacctttggtgaatgtaaaactcgtcatgattggacaaaatggaaagatgtcattcagtttgaattggattcgctgaataaacgtaatgtttttggacctatagtcctcacacctgaaggtgtaaaacctgttggatacaaatgggtttttattcgaaagcgaaatgagaaaaataaaatagtcagatataaagctagacttgttgcacaaggtttttctcaaaggcctggaattgattatgaagaaacgtattctcctattatggatgcaattatgtttcgatatttaattagtttggcagtgttttaaaatttgaaaatgtgtcttatggatgttgttacagcttacttatacggatcacttg comes from the Henckelia pumila isolate YLH828 chromosome 1, ASM3356847v2, whole genome shotgun sequence genome and includes:
- the LOC140874800 gene encoding 5-formyltetrahydrofolate cyclo-ligase, mitochondrial isoform X1 → MTHRCTLAAAPSPPLPTKTPVVFAPLLHLHLRSSATSTFANMSATNPATADLDTIFQLKKSLRLKIKKELKSMDPILRSQEDDAIQRIVLESPWFRTCKRLCAYITCAALREVDTSKLLSETLKGMCKDGQSQVRKTLYVPRVEDKNSHMKMLNISTMDDLIANSMNILEPAPLDAQGNELEDVMSANEPVDLFLLPGLAFDKSGRRLGRGGGYYDTFLTKYQALAEEHKWRRPLFIALSYSPQILEEGVIPITPNDVFVDALVSSSGVIPITPAASALCS
- the LOC140874800 gene encoding 5-formyltetrahydrofolate cyclo-ligase, mitochondrial isoform X2; the protein is MTHRCTLAAAPSPPLPTKTPVVFAPLLHLHLRSSATSTFANMSATNPATADLDTIFQLKKSLRLKIKKELKSMDPILRSQEDDAIQRIVLESPWFRTCKRLCAYITCAALREVDTSKLLSETLKDGQSQVRKTLYVPRVEDKNSHMKMLNISTMDDLIANSMNILEPAPLDAQGNELEDVMSANEPVDLFLLPGLAFDKSGRRLGRGGGYYDTFLTKYQALAEEHKWRRPLFIALSYSPQILEEGVIPITPNDVFVDALVSSSGVIPITPAASALCS